One genomic window of Nakamurella panacisegetis includes the following:
- a CDS encoding TraR/DksA family transcriptional regulator, protein MTDHGEAGGQTHWRNRLRSTVEALTGELARLESELLSTRAVRANGGDDDEHDPDGIPLSSVLQTLEGQKARALTEIRVAEDALNDLQHGRYGVCRVCSMPIPASRLEIRPATTTCVSCAARAR, encoded by the coding sequence ATGACCGACCACGGCGAGGCGGGTGGACAGACGCACTGGAGGAACCGGCTTCGGTCCACCGTCGAGGCCCTGACCGGTGAACTGGCTCGCCTCGAGTCCGAGCTCCTGTCGACCCGAGCGGTTCGCGCCAACGGCGGCGATGACGACGAGCATGATCCCGACGGCATCCCGCTGAGTTCGGTCCTGCAGACGCTGGAGGGGCAGAAAGCACGGGCCCTGACCGAGATCCGGGTCGCCGAAGATGCCCTGAACGATCTGCAGCACGGCCGGTACGGCGTTTGCCGGGTCTGTTCGATGCCCATCCCGGCCTCGCGACTGGAGATTCGACCCGCCACCACCACGTGCGTCAGTTGTGCCGCCCGGGCTCGATGA
- a CDS encoding DUF2231 domain-containing protein — protein MTTAPTITHLPGAGSALDRWAAGLQQAIVRRTDHGPAAKVVAALSGERWFGHALHPALVVVPAGAWLVSAWYDRRGVATEDPHDEAVADATLRLGLAAAVPTALAGVAQFLPTEGEARRIAAVHWALNAAAVSLYSASSVLRSNGRRPAARRLALLALGLVGPGAYLGGHLAYRLGVGQTRSLVV, from the coding sequence GTGACCACAGCACCGACGATCACCCACCTGCCCGGAGCCGGCAGCGCGCTCGACCGGTGGGCCGCCGGCCTGCAGCAGGCGATCGTGCGCCGCACCGATCACGGGCCGGCGGCGAAAGTGGTCGCGGCCCTGTCCGGTGAACGGTGGTTCGGCCATGCGCTGCACCCAGCTCTTGTCGTCGTGCCGGCCGGTGCCTGGCTGGTGAGCGCGTGGTACGACCGGCGCGGCGTGGCCACCGAGGATCCCCACGACGAGGCGGTGGCGGACGCCACCCTTCGGTTGGGCCTGGCCGCCGCCGTTCCCACGGCGCTGGCGGGTGTCGCGCAGTTTCTGCCCACGGAGGGCGAAGCGCGTCGGATCGCCGCCGTGCACTGGGCCCTCAACGCCGCCGCGGTCTCGCTGTACAGCGCATCTTCGGTCCTGAGGAGCAACGGCCGTCGGCCAGCGGCGCGGCGTCTGGCGCTGCTCGCCCTCGGGCTCGTCGGTCCCGGCGCCTACCTCGGCGGTCATCTGGCCTACCGCCTCGGTGTGGGGCAAACCCGGTCCCTCGTTGTCTGA
- a CDS encoding TIGR03557 family F420-dependent LLM class oxidoreductase has translation MTAIGYTLMTEQAGPRELIAHATAAERAGFDFEVCSDHFFPWLEEMGHSPNAWVTLGAVAQATDQVGLMTYVTSPTFRYHAAVVAQQAATLQIISQNRFTLGLGSGEALNEHIIASGWPGANIRQARLVEGVDIINRLFDGGSVNFQGKYLQVDSAKLWDLPDVRVPIGIAVSGRQSCETFGPMGDVMIGIDPDPDLVEWWDKSGDGRSRKVAQLPISWDSDVEAATRRAHELFRWSLPGWKVNAELPSPAAFASAAETARPEDVAAAIPCGNDVEAVVVAAKKFFDAGYTDLALVQIGADQQDSFFRAATAEILPELRRL, from the coding sequence ATGACGGCAATCGGCTACACCCTCATGACCGAGCAGGCCGGCCCCCGTGAGCTGATTGCGCACGCCACGGCCGCCGAGCGTGCCGGGTTTGATTTCGAGGTGTGCAGCGACCATTTCTTTCCCTGGCTGGAGGAGATGGGCCATTCGCCGAACGCTTGGGTCACACTCGGCGCGGTGGCCCAGGCTACCGATCAGGTCGGTCTGATGACCTATGTGACCTCCCCGACCTTTCGTTACCATGCGGCCGTGGTCGCGCAGCAGGCGGCGACCCTCCAGATCATCTCGCAGAATCGGTTCACTCTGGGGCTCGGCTCGGGTGAGGCACTGAACGAACACATCATCGCCTCCGGTTGGCCCGGTGCGAACATCCGGCAGGCTCGGCTGGTCGAAGGTGTCGACATCATCAACCGGCTGTTCGACGGCGGTTCGGTCAACTTCCAGGGCAAATATCTGCAGGTGGATTCGGCCAAGCTATGGGATCTCCCCGACGTTCGGGTCCCGATCGGTATTGCCGTTTCCGGTCGCCAGTCGTGCGAGACGTTCGGGCCGATGGGAGATGTCATGATCGGGATCGACCCAGACCCAGACTTGGTCGAGTGGTGGGACAAATCCGGCGACGGGCGCTCAAGGAAGGTCGCCCAGCTACCCATTTCCTGGGATTCCGACGTCGAGGCGGCGACCAGGCGCGCCCACGAGCTGTTCCGTTGGAGTTTGCCCGGGTGGAAGGTCAATGCGGAGTTGCCGAGCCCGGCCGCGTTCGCGAGCGCGGCCGAGACCGCCCGTCCGGAGGACGTGGCCGCCGCCATCCCCTGCGGCAACGACGTGGAGGCGGTGGTGGTCGCGGCCAAGAAGTTCTTCGATGCCGGCTACACCGATCTGGCTCTGGTGCAGATCGGGGCCGACCAGCAGGACAGCTTCTTCCGGGCCGCGACTGCGGAGATCCTGCCGGAGTTGAGGAGGCTCTGA
- a CDS encoding HAD family hydrolase — protein MKHHSRTTAVLFDIDGTLIDSNYLQVQAWSEAFDAVGQPVDDARIHRAIALDSSKLLDTLLGDRATELGDDAKARHRTAYQALSGRLRPFSGARNLLAAVAAHRVAVVLATSAPEDELKLLRTALDAEQYLTAVTSAEDAETAKPDPDILQTALGKVGAAAGDAVMVGDTVWDGQAAARAGVAFVGLRSGGMAEAELRTAGAAAVYDDPAHLLANVDSSPLASLWATTN, from the coding sequence GTGAAGCACCATTCCCGAACGACCGCCGTGCTGTTCGACATCGACGGAACGTTGATCGATTCGAACTACCTGCAGGTGCAGGCGTGGTCCGAGGCCTTCGACGCCGTGGGTCAACCGGTGGATGACGCGCGCATCCATCGCGCGATCGCGCTCGATTCATCGAAGCTGCTCGACACCCTGCTGGGCGACCGGGCGACGGAGCTCGGTGACGATGCAAAGGCTCGCCACCGCACGGCGTATCAAGCCCTGTCCGGTCGGCTGCGGCCGTTCTCGGGTGCTCGTAACCTGCTCGCCGCGGTGGCCGCGCACAGGGTGGCGGTGGTGCTGGCGACGTCGGCGCCGGAGGACGAGCTGAAGCTCCTACGGACCGCCCTCGATGCCGAGCAGTACCTGACCGCGGTGACATCGGCCGAGGACGCGGAGACGGCGAAGCCCGACCCGGACATCCTGCAGACGGCCCTGGGCAAGGTTGGCGCGGCCGCGGGCGACGCCGTCATGGTCGGCGACACGGTATGGGACGGACAAGCCGCCGCGCGAGCTGGTGTGGCCTTCGTCGGCCTCCGCAGTGGCGGGATGGCCGAGGCCGAACTGCGCACGGCCGGGGCGGCGGCCGTGTACGACGATCCGGCGCATCTGCTGGCCAATGTGGACTCCAGCCCGCTGGCCTCGTTGTGGGCGACAACGAACTGA